From the Accumulibacter sp. genome, one window contains:
- a CDS encoding adenylate/guanylate cyclase domain-containing protein, with amino-acid sequence MSKEDNTRDFVFTDVAFRQYRRRRAERLLRTGVGLLVAYAIVWSLVALRRDDLPTLLLQGVSFCGAAWVWCRLSRGQLGLASHGYFWVVIPVVASLIALEGVAGPFRSMSHYHLLPLTMGAYLLFFEHGSRARELYALVCLLIFVAVELGLLSLPAVGLPWSPEEQENGRWILFFAGVSSLMYVAHLFLADLAESERQLARANGRLEELLENMLPASISQRLRREGRTFADAFAECSVLFADIVGYTSLSESVPNVVGLLDAIFSKFDDLTEQSGLEKIKTIGDAYMVAAGIPEARADHAVAVAELALRLQEAIREFPGLEIRIGINSGAVVAGVIGKKRFIYDLWGDTVNIASRMESQGIAGEIQISETTRARLTADFVCQERGEIPVKGKGSMRVFLLKGRAAGNHAPVLTSS; translated from the coding sequence GTGAGCAAGGAAGACAACACGCGCGACTTCGTCTTCACGGACGTTGCGTTTCGCCAATATCGACGACGCCGGGCCGAGCGGCTACTGCGGACCGGGGTCGGCCTTCTGGTCGCCTACGCGATCGTCTGGAGCCTCGTCGCGCTGCGCCGTGACGATCTGCCGACGTTGCTGCTGCAGGGTGTGTCGTTCTGCGGTGCGGCGTGGGTGTGGTGCCGCCTCTCGCGAGGACAGCTCGGCCTAGCCAGCCACGGCTACTTCTGGGTCGTGATTCCCGTCGTCGCCAGCCTGATCGCACTCGAAGGCGTCGCCGGGCCGTTTCGCAGCATGAGCCACTATCACCTGCTGCCGCTGACCATGGGTGCCTACCTGCTGTTCTTCGAGCACGGCAGCCGCGCCCGGGAACTGTACGCACTGGTCTGTCTGCTGATCTTCGTTGCCGTCGAACTAGGCTTGCTGTCGTTGCCGGCCGTCGGCCTCCCCTGGTCGCCGGAGGAGCAGGAAAACGGCCGTTGGATCCTGTTCTTTGCCGGTGTTTCCTCGCTGATGTACGTTGCCCATCTCTTTCTCGCGGATCTGGCGGAATCCGAAAGACAGCTTGCGCGCGCCAACGGGCGGCTCGAGGAGCTACTCGAGAACATGCTGCCGGCGTCGATCAGCCAGCGTCTGCGTCGTGAGGGGCGGACCTTCGCCGATGCCTTCGCCGAGTGCAGCGTTCTCTTTGCCGATATCGTCGGCTACACTTCACTCTCTGAATCGGTGCCGAACGTCGTTGGCCTGCTCGACGCGATCTTCTCCAAGTTTGACGATCTCACCGAGCAGAGCGGTCTCGAAAAAATCAAGACGATCGGCGATGCCTACATGGTGGCGGCCGGAATCCCCGAAGCACGAGCCGATCACGCCGTGGCAGTCGCGGAACTGGCTTTGCGATTGCAGGAGGCGATCCGGGAGTTCCCGGGACTCGAGATCCGCATCGGCATCAACTCGGGCGCCGTCGTCGCTGGCGTAATCGGCAAGAAACGTTTCATTTACGACCTCTGGGGTGACACGGTCAACATCGCTTCGCGCATGGAGTCTCAGGGTATCGCCGGCGAGATTCAAATCAGCGAAACGACACGCGCCCGACTCACGGCGGACTTCGTCTGCCAAGAGCGAGGCGAGATTCCGGTCAAGGGCAAGGGCTCGATGCGCGTCTTCCTGCTGAAGGGACGCGCGGCTGGCAACCATGCGCCCGT
- a CDS encoding DUF1622 domain-containing protein, giving the protein MPSFNEIAEIVGLLFDGLGVVVIVLGTLLAAGRLVILNRRAGDGYRQFRQDIGRGILLGLEFLVAADIIRTVAVTPTLEGVLVLGLIVLIRTVLSTALQVELEGRWPWQRASEGAVRPQETP; this is encoded by the coding sequence ATGCCATCGTTCAATGAAATTGCCGAGATCGTCGGCCTGCTCTTCGACGGCCTCGGAGTCGTCGTCATCGTCCTCGGCACGCTGCTCGCCGCGGGTCGCTTGGTCATCCTGAACAGGCGCGCAGGTGATGGCTACAGGCAGTTCCGGCAGGACATCGGACGCGGAATCCTGCTCGGCCTGGAGTTTCTGGTGGCTGCGGACATCATCCGCACCGTGGCGGTGACGCCGACGCTCGAGGGCGTCCTGGTCCTTGGCCTGATCGTCCTCATCCGGACCGTCCTCAGCACGGCTCTGCAGGTCGAACTCGAGGGCCGCTGGCCCTGGCAACGGGCCAGTGAGGGCGCGGTTCGCCCACAGGAAACTCCCTGA
- a CDS encoding aldo/keto reductase, which translates to MKYRRLGQTDLEVSEVALGCSGYWGDRKFPEKQAAAVVSEAIEHGINFFDTGHNYSAFNAEPRLGRLLGRILTHDRGRVVVSSKAGTVVPAGALFRRPGGRVKDFSPDHIERSCAQSIANLDCGYLDILQLHGITPAEIGEPLLERLYAMKRRGMYRFLGINTHSEPDMAFVASHPEIFDMALIDYSVVQLDREPVIRRLAEAGTGVVAGTVLGQGHLVKGKIGSLRSPADLWYLARAWLRPSGRQLRRRSRYMRETLAAISEMSPAQAAIAYVLGNPGIASCVFGTTRVANLREIVDAVDRILGGDSIQAIRRAFELPWRTPES; encoded by the coding sequence ATGAAGTACCGACGACTTGGCCAGACGGACCTCGAGGTTTCCGAGGTTGCCCTCGGCTGCTCCGGCTACTGGGGTGACCGCAAGTTCCCGGAGAAACAGGCGGCGGCGGTGGTCAGCGAGGCAATCGAGCACGGAATCAACTTTTTCGATACCGGCCACAACTATTCGGCATTCAATGCCGAGCCACGTCTCGGACGACTGCTCGGCAGAATCCTCACGCACGACCGCGGGCGCGTCGTCGTGTCGTCGAAAGCCGGCACCGTCGTGCCGGCCGGTGCGCTCTTCCGGCGCCCAGGTGGCAGGGTCAAGGACTTTTCCCCCGACCATATTGAGCGCTCCTGTGCGCAATCGATCGCCAACCTCGACTGCGGCTACCTCGACATCCTCCAGCTGCACGGGATCACTCCCGCCGAAATCGGCGAACCGCTGCTCGAGCGCCTCTACGCCATGAAACGGCGGGGGATGTATCGATTCCTCGGCATCAACACGCACAGCGAGCCCGACATGGCCTTTGTCGCAAGCCACCCTGAGATCTTCGACATGGCACTGATCGACTACAGTGTCGTGCAGCTCGACCGAGAACCGGTCATCCGCCGCTTGGCGGAAGCCGGAACGGGAGTCGTCGCCGGAACCGTGCTTGGACAGGGGCATCTCGTCAAGGGAAAGATCGGCAGCCTGCGGAGTCCAGCCGACCTGTGGTACTTGGCGCGAGCATGGCTACGACCGAGTGGCCGGCAATTGCGGAGACGCTCGCGGTACATGCGCGAGACCCTGGCGGCGATCAGCGAAATGTCGCCGGCACAAGCGGCCATCGCGTACGTCCTCGGCAATCCCGGGATAGCAAGTTGTGTGTTTGGGACGACCCGGGTCGCCAACCTGCGCGAAATCGTCGATGCGGTGGACCGGATTCTGGGGGGCGACAGCATACAGGCCATCCGACGCGCCTTCGAGCTTCCCTGGCGCACGCCGGAGAGCTGA
- a CDS encoding glycosyltransferase family 4 protein encodes MKVAIVYQYYQGTGAPGHSLIYELAQYLAGRGHEVTVVSGETGYMQCDTPARPWYRRLRREERDGAVRVLRTFTYSELHRSYLGRLLSFASFSLSGAAGLLSIDKPDLVLASTPPIFPMFAAALVCRMRRIPLVLEVRDLWPASAVQMGILRNRTLIRIMEWMERQLYDQSARIVALTEGIRDDIRTRGWPQEKLEVVTCGVDFDRLYPDPQGAARTRRALGWEDRKVVLYFGALGEANNIPVILRAARSLRDRGDILFVLVGDGLRRGAIEDEVAAGKLANLVVLPPVAKDQARVYLSAADLCLVTLQDIPLFDGAIPTKLIDYMACARPVLCGIRGEARRILDTAQAGLGFEPDDDRQLARLISELLDDAGRRERLGANGLAFVRSHFSAEQTRRKMERILHEVSGPSNAGDRAGDGAQ; translated from the coding sequence ATGAAGGTCGCGATCGTCTATCAGTACTACCAAGGGACGGGCGCTCCGGGCCATTCGCTCATCTACGAGCTGGCGCAGTACCTTGCCGGGCGTGGTCATGAGGTGACCGTCGTCAGCGGCGAGACCGGGTACATGCAGTGCGATACCCCAGCCCGGCCGTGGTACCGTCGCCTGCGGCGTGAAGAACGCGATGGCGCGGTAAGGGTGCTGCGCACCTTCACCTACTCGGAGCTGCATCGCAGCTACCTCGGTCGCCTGCTGAGCTTCGCATCCTTCTCGCTGTCCGGCGCCGCCGGCCTGCTCAGCATCGACAAACCGGACCTGGTGCTCGCCTCGACACCGCCCATTTTCCCTATGTTCGCTGCTGCCCTCGTCTGCCGCATGCGGCGGATCCCGCTCGTGCTCGAGGTCCGCGATCTGTGGCCCGCGTCTGCCGTGCAGATGGGAATCCTCAGGAACCGGACGCTCATCCGCATCATGGAGTGGATGGAACGGCAGCTCTACGACCAGTCGGCTCGCATCGTTGCCCTGACCGAAGGGATTCGCGACGACATCCGCACGCGCGGCTGGCCGCAGGAGAAGCTCGAGGTGGTCACCTGTGGCGTCGATTTCGACCGGCTGTACCCGGATCCGCAAGGAGCGGCGCGGACGCGCCGGGCTCTCGGCTGGGAGGACAGGAAGGTCGTCCTGTACTTCGGAGCCCTCGGCGAAGCGAACAACATCCCGGTGATCCTGCGGGCGGCGCGTTCGCTGCGCGACCGCGGTGACATCCTCTTCGTGCTCGTTGGCGACGGGCTCCGGCGCGGTGCGATCGAAGACGAGGTCGCGGCCGGCAAACTGGCCAACCTCGTCGTTCTTCCACCCGTTGCCAAGGACCAGGCCCGGGTCTATCTCAGCGCCGCAGATCTCTGCCTGGTCACGCTGCAGGACATCCCCTTGTTCGACGGCGCGATCCCCACGAAACTGATCGACTACATGGCCTGTGCACGGCCGGTCTTGTGCGGCATCCGCGGCGAGGCACGGCGGATTCTCGACACGGCGCAGGCGGGACTCGGTTTTGAACCGGACGACGACCGGCAGCTGGCAAGATTGATCAGCGAGTTGCTCGATGACGCCGGGCGCCGCGAGCGTCTGGGTGCCAACGGCCTCGCCTTCGTCCGCTCCCACTTCTCGGCCGAACAGACGCGCCGGAAGATGGAACGAATCCTCCACGAGGTCTCCGGGCCGAGCAACGCCGGCGACCGGGCTGGCGATGGGGCCCAGTAA
- a CDS encoding glycosyltransferase family 4 protein, which translates to MDAAAARQDHESNSILMLTADRQIDRRILLQADSLEKAGWRVTILAMTDDDTQRRDEPRVVRAGAGGQGGGREQQVAYGYRQLARRLPMNGSLMRSLKRLAWRFLVDQETFHARLYGDVASRFAPRVVVAHDLPMLPVASQVARGCAARLVYDSHELYSEQEFSARERRRWAEIEARYIGNCDAVMTINQSIAGELARRHALSQVHVISNAERATDAAPSSRLFHELFGLPATRKILLFQGGLSANRNLQALIAAMRHVKNPEIVLVILGDGALKQRLTREARRQPGTQRVFFQAAVPQHELLSHTAAADAGVIPYRATCLNNYFCTPNKLFEFIAAGVPILGSDLPEIRSMVTGRGIGLVGDMSSAPAVAALIDEFFGDEARLDAWRENLQQTRRAVCWEAEEGKLLAIYEALR; encoded by the coding sequence ATGGACGCTGCAGCAGCGCGTCAGGACCACGAATCGAACTCGATCCTGATGCTGACGGCAGACCGGCAGATCGACCGGCGAATCCTCCTGCAGGCCGACAGCCTCGAAAAGGCCGGCTGGCGAGTGACGATCCTGGCGATGACGGATGACGACACCCAGCGACGCGACGAGCCGAGAGTGGTCCGCGCAGGCGCTGGCGGCCAGGGGGGAGGGCGCGAACAGCAAGTGGCTTACGGGTATCGCCAGCTCGCCAGACGCCTGCCAATGAATGGCTCCCTGATGCGCAGCTTGAAGCGGCTCGCCTGGCGGTTCCTCGTCGATCAGGAGACCTTTCACGCCAGGCTGTACGGCGACGTCGCATCACGCTTCGCGCCGCGAGTCGTCGTTGCGCACGATCTGCCGATGTTGCCAGTCGCCAGCCAGGTCGCGCGCGGCTGCGCTGCGCGCCTGGTCTACGACAGCCACGAGCTCTACAGCGAGCAGGAGTTCTCCGCTCGCGAGAGGAGGCGGTGGGCAGAGATCGAGGCGCGCTACATTGGCAATTGCGACGCGGTGATGACCATCAACCAGTCGATCGCCGGCGAACTCGCCCGTCGTCATGCGCTCTCTCAGGTGCATGTCATCAGCAATGCCGAAAGGGCGACCGACGCTGCGCCCAGCTCGCGACTCTTTCATGAGCTTTTCGGGCTGCCGGCGACGCGGAAGATTCTCCTCTTCCAGGGCGGCCTGTCGGCCAACAGGAACCTGCAGGCGCTGATTGCAGCCATGCGCCACGTGAAGAATCCGGAGATCGTCCTGGTGATCCTTGGAGACGGGGCATTGAAGCAGCGACTGACGCGCGAGGCCCGGCGGCAGCCGGGCACCCAAAGAGTCTTCTTCCAGGCCGCGGTTCCTCAGCATGAACTGCTGAGCCATACCGCCGCGGCTGATGCTGGCGTGATCCCGTACCGGGCGACCTGTCTCAACAACTACTTCTGCACACCAAACAAGCTGTTCGAGTTCATCGCCGCCGGCGTCCCCATACTCGGCAGCGACTTGCCGGAAATCAGGAGCATGGTCACCGGACGAGGGATTGGCCTCGTCGGCGACATGAGCAGTGCCCCGGCCGTGGCCGCGCTGATCGACGAGTTTTTCGGCGATGAGGCGCGCCTCGATGCCTGGCGGGAGAATCTGCAACAGACACGCAGGGCTGTCTGTTGGGAGGCGGAGGAAGGAAAGCTCCTGGCGATCTACGAGGCGCTGCGATGA